Proteins from a single region of Takifugu rubripes chromosome 4, fTakRub1.2, whole genome shotgun sequence:
- the exo1 gene encoding exonuclease 1, translated as MGIPGLLQFIKDAAEPISIRKYKGQTVAVDTYCWLHKGAFSCAEKLAKGEPTDQYVWYCMRFVEMLLTFRIKPILVFDGRNLPSKQEVERARRERRTSNLQKGRQLLREGKVSEARDCFTRSVSITPAMAHNLMKAARARGVDCIVAPYEADAQLAYLTKWHLAQAVITEDSDLLAFGCKKVILKMDKHGNGLEIDQNNLGRCRALGNIFTEEKFRHMCILSGCDYLPSLHGIGLGKACKLLRLAKEPDITKVIRKMAQYLKMNLLIPEQYIEGFTRANNTFLYQLVFDPVSRKVVPLNPYPDHISGDTLTYAGSHFGEEIELQLAMGNLDIETLERIDDFNPDKSITKASKGKSHSWKESCASTGPSIWSRDFSTTHPSELGSKSAAASPEGSSQIKEKETGTDVLRRPCRELQLKRPREGSVLSDQDLLLQYCGSEEKRRRCEPPPARQPSKHLATVLQRRNQDAEEGDGDTCSRFFRSCSSGHRTADTPVSGRVLPRTASRGFRLFDWSSDFPPAEQPSHLSRTSSLVTQQQEISPPGQSAASRHTDSNEDRPDSPLSQDSAYWSQSQPHQRPSYQKEDPAVERTLDSASEQSVSQAEGRDETPRLLRSKPSGLTKPASSSRPGTRTKLLGPARVSGLRGKAAGSENTAGFQATISSLWKNFGFQKTSSVMSPCKK; from the exons ATGGGAATCCCCGGCCTTCTGCAGTTCATTAAAGATGCAGCAGAGCCCATCAGCATCAGAAAATATAAAGGCCAGACTGTGGCAGTGGACACCTACTGTTGGCTGCATAAAGGGGCCTTTTCATGTGCTGAGAAGCTCGCTAAAGGAGAACCAACCGATCA GTATGTGTGGTATTGCATGAGATTTGTGGAGATGCTGCTGACCTTCAGAATCAAACCCATTTTGGTGTTTGATGGACGTAATTTGCCTTCAAAACAAGAGGTCGAGAGGGCTCGGAGAGA GCGCAGAACGTCCAACCTTCAGAAAGGGCGCCAACTTTTACGTGAAGGCAAAGTATCGGAGGCCAGAGACTGTTTCACCCGCAGCGTGAGCATCACCCCCGCCATGGCTCACAACCTGATGAAG GCTGCCAGGGCAAGAGGGGTGGACTGTATTGTGGCTCCATATGAAGCTGATGCTCAGCTGGCATACCTCACTAAATGGCATCTGGCCCAGGCCGTCATTACAGAAGATTCGGATCTCCTGGCATTCGGTTGCAAAAAG GTGATCCTTAAAATGGACAAACACGGAAATGGCCTGGAAATAGACCAGAATAACCTGGGCCGCTGCCGCGCTCTGGGCAACATTTTTACTGAGGAAAAGTTCCGGCACATGTGCATCCTGTCTGGCTGCGACTATCTGCCCTCCCTGCACGGCATTGGGCTGGGGAAGGCCTGCAAGCTGCTGCGACTGGCCAAAGAGCCTGACATTACAAAG GTGATCAGAAAGATGGCTCAGTACTTAAAGATGAACCTGCTCATCCCTGAGCAGTACATCGAAGGCTTCACCAGAGCCAACAACACCTTCCTTTACCAGTTGGTGTTTGATCCCGTCAGCAGGAAGGTTGTGCCCCTCAACCCATACCCAGACCACATCAGTGGGGACACGCTCACCTATGCTGGAAG TCATTTTGGAGAAGAGATTGAGCTCCAGCTGGCAATGGGAAACCTTGACATCGAAACCCTGGAGAGAATAGATGATTTTAATCCAGACAAATCCATCACAAAG GCTTCTAAAGGCAAAAGTCACAGCTGGAAAGAATCATGTGCCTCCACTGGGCCGAGTATCTGGAGCAGAGACTTCAGCACAACGCACCCATCAGAACTGGGTTCAAAATCAGCAGCCGCTTCTCCAGAAGGGTCCTCTCAGATCAAGGAGAAGGAGACTGGGACGGATGTTCTGAGGAGGccctgcagagagctgcagctgaagaggcCGCGAGAAG GAAGCGTTTTATCCGACCAGGACCTCCTGCTGCAGTACTGTGGCTCCGAGGAGAAGCGACGCAGGTGTGAGCCGCCGCCGGCCAGGCAGCCGTCAAAGCACCTGGCCACCGTTctgcagaggaggaaccaggatgCTGAGGAGGGCGATGGAGACACCTGCAGCAG ATTCTTCAGAAGTTGCAGTTCAGGACACAGGACAGCGGACACCCCCGTCTCCGGTCGTGTGCTGCCCAGAACCGCCAGTCGGGGTTTCAGACTGTTCGACTGGTCTTCAGACTTTCCCCCAGCAGAACAACCCAGTCACCTCTCTCGGACCTCAAGCCTGGTcactcagcagcaggagatcTCCCCCCCAGGCCAGTCTGCTgccagcagacacacagacagcaaCGAGGATCGTCCAgactcccctctgtcccaggaCAGTGCCTACTggtcccagtcccagccccaccAGAGACCTTCCTACCAGAAGGAGGACCCAGCAGTG GAAAGGACTCTGGATTCTGCGTCAGAGCAGAGCGTCTCCCAGGCAGAAGGACGAGATGAGACGCCCCGGCTGCTCAGATCAAAG
- the yipf4 gene encoding protein YIPF4 has translation MQFPPSNGDFTFVSSAEAEELSGSISAQDIKLNMGTDGGKDPYATTFLRQRGYGWLLEVEEDDAEENKPLLEELDIDLKDIYYKIRCVLMPMPSLGYNRQVVRDNPDFWGPLAVVLLFSMVSIYGQFRVVSWIITIWIFGSLTIFLLARVLGGEVSFGQVLGVIGYSLLPLILIAPLLLVIGEFEIVSTVIKLFGVFWAAYSAASLLVGDEFKTKKPLLIYPVFLLYIYFLSLYTGV, from the exons ATGCAGTTCCCTCCTTCCAACGGAGATTTCACTTTTGTCTCCTCTGCGGAGGCTGAAG AGCTCAGTGGCTCCATCAGTGCACAGGACATTAAACTCAACATGGGCACGGATGGCGGGAAAGACCCATATGCAACCACCTTCCTGAGGCAGAGAGGGTACGGctggctgctggaggtggaagaggacGATGCTGAAGAAAACAAGCCTCTTCT GGAGGAGCTGGACATCGACCTGAAGGACATCTATTACAAGATTCGATGCGTGTTAATGCCAATGCCATCGTTGGGTTATAACCGGCAGGTTGTCCGAGACAATCCAGACTTTTGGGGCCCTCTAGCTGTTGTGCTGCTTTTCTCCATGGTCTCCATCTATGGACAGTTCAGG GTTGTTTCCTGGATCATCACCATCTGGATATTTGGATCGCTGACCATCTTTCTGCTGGCTCGTGTTCTTGGTGGTGAG GTCTCCTTCGGGCAGGTCCTTGGAGTGATTGGAtattctcttcttcctctcatcctcatcgctcctctcctcctggtgatCGGCGAGTTTGAGATAGTTTCCACAGTGATCAAA CTCTTTGGAGTCTTCTGGGCTGCTTACAGCGCCGCTTCGCTGCTGGTTGGAGACGAATTTAAGACCAAAAAGCCCCTCCTTATTTatcctgttttccttttgtaTATTTACTTCCTGTCGTTATATACTGGTGTGTGA